The Lutibacter profundi genome includes a region encoding these proteins:
- a CDS encoding sigma 54-interacting transcriptional regulator, whose translation MESLQVIKQRFEIIGNDIHLNRALEKAIRVAPTDISVLVTGESGVGKESIPKIIHHLSHRKHAKYIAINCGAIPEGTIDSELFGHEKGSFTGASTARKGYFEVADGGTIFLDEVGELPLTTQVRLLRVLENGEFIKVGSSQVQKTNIRIVAATNLNMQQAINKGKFREDLYYRLSTIEIHLPPLRDRLGDIHLLFRKFAADFAQKYKMPTVRLTENAVKVLENYNFPGNIRQLRNIAEQISVVEEQREITAEKLLQYLPSKGSNLPSVIEHKNSNDNFANERDIMYKILFDMRNDINDLKKLTLDLMESGDTNKVQEDNKNLIKKIYKEENTLNQQDENQVEVVRINERYDDDDDDNKDNNYEFAETIDADESLSIQEKEIELIKKSLERNNGKRKLASKELGISERTLYRKIKQYNL comes from the coding sequence ATGGAATCTCTACAAGTAATAAAACAACGTTTTGAAATAATTGGAAATGATATTCATCTCAATAGAGCTTTGGAAAAAGCTATTAGAGTTGCTCCAACAGATATCTCTGTTTTAGTTACTGGAGAAAGTGGCGTTGGTAAAGAAAGTATTCCTAAAATTATTCATCATTTATCTCACAGAAAACACGCAAAATATATTGCTATTAATTGTGGTGCTATTCCTGAAGGGACTATAGATAGTGAACTTTTTGGACATGAAAAAGGTTCATTCACAGGTGCATCAACTGCACGAAAAGGTTATTTTGAGGTAGCTGATGGCGGTACCATTTTTTTAGATGAAGTTGGTGAATTACCATTAACCACACAAGTTAGATTATTACGTGTACTAGAAAATGGTGAATTTATTAAAGTTGGTTCATCTCAAGTACAAAAAACAAATATTCGTATTGTTGCTGCCACAAATTTAAATATGCAACAAGCTATAAACAAAGGTAAATTTAGAGAAGATTTATACTATCGGTTAAGCACTATTGAAATACATTTGCCTCCTTTACGTGATCGGTTAGGTGATATTCATTTATTATTTAGAAAATTTGCTGCAGACTTTGCTCAAAAATATAAAATGCCTACAGTTAGACTTACTGAAAATGCTGTAAAAGTTTTAGAAAATTATAATTTCCCAGGAAATATTCGCCAATTACGTAACATTGCCGAACAAATATCTGTAGTTGAAGAACAAAGAGAAATTACAGCAGAAAAATTGTTGCAATACCTTCCAAGTAAGGGAAGCAATTTACCTTCGGTTATTGAACACAAAAATTCAAATGACAATTTCGCAAATGAACGAGATATTATGTATAAAATTTTATTTGATATGCGAAATGATATTAACGATTTAAAGAAACTAACACTTGACTTAATGGAAAGTGGTGATACAAATAAAGTTCAGGAGGACAATAAAAATCTAATTAAAAAAATATACAAAGAAGAAAACACCTTAAACCAACAAGATGAAAATCAAGTTGAAGTTGTTAGAATTAACGAAAGGTATGATGATGATGATGATGATAATAAAGACAATAACTATGAATTTGCTGAAACTATTGATGCTGATGAAAGTTTATCAATTCAAGAAAAAGAAATTGAATTGATAAAAAAATCACTTGAGCGCAACAATGGTAAACGAAAGTTAGCTTCAAAAGAGTTAGGTATTTCAGAAAGAACATTATATCGTAAAATAAAACAATACAATTTATAA
- the secG gene encoding preprotein translocase subunit SecG, with product MTYTLFLVLIMIVAFLLILIIMVQNPKGGGLSSSFGGTGTQSLGGVQNTTNFLDKSTWTLSIVLLALILLSNFAAPITGKADTSSEIQNTIENREIQDIPAQQPATSTTLKDSAQ from the coding sequence ATGACATACACATTATTTTTAGTTCTAATTATGATAGTAGCATTTTTGCTAATTTTAATTATTATGGTACAAAACCCTAAAGGTGGAGGGTTATCTTCTTCTTTTGGAGGTACAGGAACTCAATCTTTAGGTGGAGTTCAAAACACCACTAACTTTTTAGATAAAAGTACTTGGACTTTATCTATTGTTCTATTAGCATTAATTTTATTGTCAAATTTTGCAGCTCCAATAACGGGTAAAGCTGATACAAGTTCAGAAATTCAAAATACTATTGAGAATAGAGAAATTCAAGATATTCCTGCACAACAGCCTGCAACTAGTACAACATTGAAAGATTCAGCTCAATAG
- a CDS encoding exosortase F system-associated membrane protein — protein sequence MKKKIQILLIVFLFLLLIAVRVFIQPYFYDPLIEYFKNDYLHAAIPNLDFSKFFLNVFYRYTLNAIISLAIIYLFFNKLKIIFFSIKFYIIAFVIFSLVLFVFLRLDFDYKWIFYTRRFLIQPLFVFLLLPAFYYQQLKE from the coding sequence GTGAAAAAAAAGATTCAAATATTATTAATTGTATTTTTATTTTTATTACTAATTGCTGTTCGAGTTTTTATACAACCTTATTTCTACGATCCTTTAATTGAGTATTTTAAAAATGATTATTTACATGCGGCAATTCCAAATCTAGATTTTTCTAAATTTTTTCTCAATGTGTTTTATAGGTATACTTTAAATGCTATAATTTCATTAGCAATTATATACCTTTTCTTCAATAAGTTAAAAATTATATTTTTTTCAATTAAATTTTATATAATTGCTTTTGTGATTTTTAGCTTGGTACTTTTTGTATTTCTGAGATTAGATTTTGATTATAAATGGATATTTTATACTAGAAGGTTTTTAATTCAGCCTCTATTTGTGTTTTTATTATTGCCTGCATTTTATTATCAACAATTAAAAGAATAA
- a CDS encoding heavy metal-binding domain-containing protein encodes MKKTLFIVVVIFSFSLLFTACKGDKKEGVKEVKATEEMKIEGHENHDHETKKMASKVVYQCRMDCEKGKTYDKEGNCPVCNMPLKAKMVSPEEVTE; translated from the coding sequence ATGAAAAAAACACTTTTTATAGTTGTTGTAATTTTTTCATTTTCACTTTTATTTACGGCTTGTAAAGGAGATAAAAAGGAAGGTGTTAAAGAGGTAAAAGCAACTGAAGAAATGAAAATTGAAGGCCATGAAAATCATGACCACGAAACTAAAAAAATGGCTTCAAAGGTTGTATATCAATGTCGAATGGATTGCGAAAAAGGGAAAACATATGATAAAGAAGGGAATTGCCCTGTTTGTAATATGCCTTTAAAAGCAAAAATGGTTAGTCCTGAAGAGGTGACAGAATAA
- a CDS encoding response regulator transcription factor: MNSTINTFKILVLEDEFVIAQDIYEILEEEGFRNTKIANTYKQAKIITSTWDPQLVLCDINLCTPKNGNDFVTQLKKTNPFVEVIFVTAFNDFKTISSIKKVAPLNYILKPFSKKQLTIAVHLALNLINLNSHKTSVSLSKLSPTEIKITQQIANGYNSIEIGETLNISSKTVRNHRYNISKKLLLPKENNSLLKWAISNLT; encoded by the coding sequence ATGAATTCAACTATAAATACATTTAAAATACTTGTATTAGAGGATGAATTTGTTATTGCTCAAGATATTTATGAAATTTTAGAAGAAGAAGGTTTTAGAAATACAAAAATTGCTAACACCTACAAACAGGCAAAAATAATAACAAGTACTTGGGATCCCCAATTGGTTTTATGTGATATTAATTTGTGTACTCCAAAAAACGGAAATGATTTTGTAACTCAACTAAAAAAAACAAATCCTTTTGTTGAAGTAATTTTTGTGACTGCTTTTAATGATTTTAAAACTATTTCTAGTATAAAAAAAGTTGCTCCATTAAACTATATTTTAAAACCCTTTAGCAAAAAACAACTAACAATTGCAGTTCATTTAGCATTAAATTTAATAAATTTAAATTCTCATAAAACAAGTGTTTCACTCAGCAAACTTAGCCCTACCGAAATAAAAATTACCCAACAAATAGCAAATGGATATAATAGTATTGAGATAGGAGAAACTTTAAACATTTCATCTAAAACGGTTAGAAATCATAGATACAATATTTCAAAAAAACTACTTCTTCCTAAAGAAAACAACAGTTTGTTAAAATGGGCTATTTCCAATTTAACCTAA
- the xrtF gene encoding exosortase family protein XrtF, producing the protein MQSNKTVIFFLIKFFGVYFLLFLIYSVYLSKNQKTEGVFACAPITNTVAKQTQFLVNNMGYSAKIEQNTNEVSINLFINNKLVARVIEGCNALSIIILFISFIVAFASNFKATFLFIVIGSLLIYFANIFRIAIIAIALYKYPEYQYFLHDILFPVLIYGITFLLWFVWVQKFSKLKK; encoded by the coding sequence GTGCAAAGTAATAAAACAGTAATATTCTTTTTAATTAAATTTTTTGGAGTGTATTTTCTGTTGTTTTTAATATATTCAGTTTATTTAAGTAAAAATCAAAAAACGGAAGGTGTTTTTGCTTGTGCTCCCATAACTAATACAGTTGCAAAACAAACTCAATTTTTAGTAAATAATATGGGGTATAGTGCTAAAATTGAACAAAATACAAATGAAGTTTCAATAAATTTATTTATAAATAATAAGTTGGTAGCTCGTGTAATTGAAGGATGCAATGCATTAAGTATTATTATTTTGTTTATTTCCTTTATTGTTGCTTTTGCAAGTAACTTTAAAGCAACTTTTTTATTTATTGTTATAGGAAGTTTACTCATATATTTTGCCAATATTTTTAGAATTGCTATTATAGCAATTGCATTGTATAAATATCCTGAATATCAATATTTTTTGCATGATATTTTATTCCCAGTACTAATTTATGGTATCACGTTTTTACTTTGGTTTGTATGGGTGCAAAAATTTTCAAAATTGAAAAAGTGA
- the groL gene encoding chaperonin GroEL (60 kDa chaperone family; promotes refolding of misfolded polypeptides especially under stressful conditions; forms two stacked rings of heptamers to form a barrel-shaped 14mer; ends can be capped by GroES; misfolded proteins enter the barrel where they are refolded when GroES binds) — protein sequence MAKDIIFDIEARDGLKRGVDALANAVKVTLGPKGRNVVIGKSFGGPIITKDGVTVAKEIELEDTLENMGAQMVKEVASRTNDLAGDGTTTATVLAQAIVKEGLKNVAAGANPLDLKRGIDKAVKAIVKNLQEQSEEVGNKSSKIKQVASISSNNDEVVGDLIAEAFLKVGKEGVITVEEAKGTSTYVDIVEGMQFDRGYLSPYFVTNADKMLTDLENPYILLFEKKITNLKDLLPILEPVAQSGKPLLVIAEDVEGEALATLVMNKLRGALKIAAVKAPGFGDRRKEMLEDIAILTGGTVIAEERGLTLEKTTLEMLGTAERVTIDKDNTTIVNGAGNTDDIKARVTQIKAQIETTTSEYDKEKLQERLAKLAGGVAVLYVGAASEIEMKEKKDRVDDALHATRAAVEEGIVAGGGVALVRTKEVLKTITTDSLDEATGIKILDRAIEEPLRQIVENAGGEGSVVVAKVIEGKGDFGYNAKTGEYTKMLKAGIIDPTKVTRIALENAASVAGMILTTACTLVDVKEDTPAGGGMPPMGGGMPGMM from the coding sequence ATGGCAAAAGATATAATTTTTGATATAGAAGCACGTGATGGTTTAAAACGTGGAGTTGATGCGTTAGCAAATGCAGTTAAAGTAACTTTAGGACCAAAAGGAAGAAATGTAGTAATTGGAAAATCATTTGGAGGCCCAATAATTACTAAAGACGGTGTTACCGTTGCAAAGGAAATTGAGCTAGAAGACACCCTTGAAAATATGGGAGCTCAAATGGTAAAAGAAGTAGCTTCAAGAACAAATGATTTGGCTGGTGACGGTACCACAACTGCAACTGTTTTAGCACAAGCAATTGTGAAAGAAGGACTAAAAAATGTTGCTGCAGGAGCTAATCCTTTAGATTTAAAAAGAGGTATTGATAAAGCTGTTAAAGCCATTGTTAAAAATTTACAAGAACAATCTGAAGAAGTTGGAAATAAATCAAGTAAAATAAAACAAGTAGCTTCAATTTCATCTAATAATGATGAAGTTGTTGGTGATTTAATTGCTGAAGCATTTCTAAAAGTAGGAAAAGAAGGTGTAATTACTGTTGAAGAAGCTAAAGGAACTTCAACCTATGTTGATATTGTTGAAGGAATGCAATTTGATAGAGGTTATCTATCTCCTTATTTTGTTACCAACGCTGACAAAATGTTAACCGATTTAGAAAACCCTTACATTCTTCTGTTTGAAAAGAAAATAACAAATCTTAAAGATTTATTACCAATTTTAGAGCCAGTTGCTCAAAGCGGAAAACCTTTATTAGTAATTGCTGAAGATGTTGAAGGTGAGGCTTTAGCAACTCTAGTAATGAATAAATTACGTGGAGCACTTAAAATTGCAGCAGTTAAAGCTCCTGGTTTTGGAGATAGAAGAAAAGAAATGTTAGAAGATATTGCAATTTTAACAGGAGGAACTGTTATTGCAGAAGAAAGAGGATTAACATTAGAAAAAACCACATTAGAAATGTTGGGTACTGCTGAAAGAGTTACTATTGACAAAGACAATACTACAATTGTAAATGGCGCTGGTAATACTGATGACATTAAAGCAAGAGTAACACAAATTAAAGCACAAATTGAAACTACAACTTCAGAATACGATAAAGAAAAATTGCAAGAACGCTTGGCTAAATTAGCTGGAGGAGTTGCCGTTTTATATGTTGGTGCAGCAAGTGAAATAGAAATGAAAGAAAAGAAAGATAGAGTTGATGACGCACTACATGCTACACGTGCAGCAGTTGAAGAAGGTATTGTAGCTGGTGGTGGTGTTGCTTTAGTGAGAACAAAAGAAGTTTTAAAAACAATTACTACAGATAGTTTAGATGAAGCAACTGGAATTAAAATTTTAGATAGAGCCATTGAAGAACCACTTCGTCAAATTGTTGAAAATGCTGGAGGTGAAGGTTCCGTTGTAGTGGCAAAAGTTATAGAAGGTAAGGGCGATTTTGGTTATAATGCTAAAACAGGTGAATATACTAAAATGTTAAAAGCTGGTATTATTGACCCTACCAAAGTTACTAGAATTGCACTTGAAAATGCCGCTTCAGTTGCTGGTATGATTTTAACCACAGCTTGTACATTAGTTGATGTCAAAGAAGATACTCCTGCTGGTGGTGGAATGCCTCCAATGGGTGGTGGAATGCCAGGAATGATGTAA
- a CDS encoding LptE family protein: MKKNNYILLMLFVITIQSCGIYSFTGTNLHPDVKTVQIDYFPNNAVLIEPVLSQEFTIRLQDLFLQQTNLDLVKSGGDLQFEGEITGYKINPMTATAQQTAAQNRLTVTVNVRFYNNKVEEDNFEQTFSHFYDFDANAQLTGGLLDEALNEILERITQDIFNASVAKW, encoded by the coding sequence ATGAAAAAAAATAATTACATATTATTAATGCTGTTTGTAATTACCATTCAAAGTTGTGGTATTTACTCGTTTACAGGAACAAATTTACATCCAGATGTAAAAACTGTACAAATAGATTATTTCCCAAACAATGCAGTTTTAATTGAACCCGTACTAAGTCAAGAGTTTACAATACGTCTTCAAGATTTATTTCTACAGCAAACAAATTTAGATTTAGTAAAATCTGGCGGTGATTTACAATTTGAAGGAGAAATTACTGGGTATAAAATTAATCCTATGACCGCAACAGCACAACAAACAGCTGCTCAAAACAGATTAACAGTGACTGTAAATGTTCGTTTTTACAACAATAAAGTTGAAGAAGATAATTTTGAACAAACTTTTTCTCATTTTTATGATTTTGACGCAAACGCACAACTAACTGGCGGCTTATTAGATGAAGCTCTTAATGAAATACTAGAAAGAATTACACAAGATATTTTTAATGCTTCTGTAGCTAAATGGTAA
- a CDS encoding carboxypeptidase regulatory-like domain-containing protein produces MKPLELAVYFILIVNLYAKREVKQITALCANNLNYTQITLEKKLNNKVDTITFQSRTFEVEEECHQTITGKISNKLSREIINNTTVTLYLNGEENKSFKVGVNGVFNFKIKCNTNYYIKAHKLNFINDIYEFKTTSQNNKIIVHDFVLEPECIQTISGNIFDKETKKPISAILKLYINNVEVETFKIKNDGSYFIKFQCVTNYKIIASKPYYFNDSYYFLTDYIENKQPNYFHLKKDLFLKRNDCYQQISGVVLDRNTHKIIPNSTVSLYYQNTKIKSFQTNKNGSYSFKVNCNLNYELSVFKDGNFIKSINFKTSSLDKICTKHDIYLGENLCKQVVNGMVISKKTKARLINTQITLFEGSKKIKKIITDGNGTFSFGLNCNSSYKIIANNRKYFTSIINFKTEDTGSITLNKTIELNLLDCSQTVNGIVLDKLTKLPIANSQVLLIERGNEVLKTSTNANGKFSLNVNCASKYEIVTEHKQYKSNSIKLSINKVRNTTNSITFNLEKKDCNQTITGIIRDKTTKKPLPNTSISLYQNNNVISSYTVGKDGVYTFKLNCSSTYKLSVFKNNYLESFQLKTDTHNNQILNLNIDIEPLTCENYIKGVVRENITNNPIPNTSILLKFNTKQIKQTLTDSIGAFYFNAKCGKPYTVFVTKLNYTKTKQNILLSVKNNLDYNLDLSIEPIIPFKEKNGIKYIETKPIIFGLDEFKINNEIKLELNKVIYNMNQNPSIKIEINYYTDSRGPDDYNLQLSIKRANATKDYLISKGIDSTRIKATGFGETKLLNKCKNNVKCSDAEHAINRRTEFIVTKI; encoded by the coding sequence ATGAAGCCTTTAGAATTAGCTGTGTATTTTATTTTGATTGTAAATTTGTACGCTAAACGTGAAGTGAAACAAATTACAGCCTTATGTGCTAATAATTTAAATTATACTCAAATTACTTTAGAAAAAAAACTCAACAACAAAGTAGATACAATTACTTTTCAATCTCGCACATTTGAAGTAGAGGAAGAATGTCATCAAACAATAACAGGAAAAATAAGCAATAAATTATCAAGAGAAATCATCAATAATACCACTGTAACTCTTTACTTAAATGGAGAAGAAAATAAAAGTTTTAAAGTTGGAGTAAATGGTGTTTTTAATTTTAAAATTAAGTGCAACACCAATTATTACATTAAAGCTCATAAATTAAACTTTATAAATGATATTTACGAATTTAAAACAACATCACAAAACAATAAAATAATTGTTCATGATTTTGTTTTAGAGCCTGAATGTATTCAAACAATAAGTGGTAATATTTTTGATAAAGAAACTAAAAAACCTATAAGTGCCATCTTAAAACTCTATATCAACAATGTTGAGGTTGAAACCTTCAAAATTAAAAATGATGGCAGTTACTTTATTAAATTCCAATGTGTTACAAACTATAAAATTATAGCAAGTAAACCATACTATTTTAATGATTCTTATTATTTTTTGACTGATTATATTGAAAATAAACAACCTAATTATTTTCATTTGAAAAAAGATTTATTTTTAAAAAGGAATGATTGTTACCAACAAATTTCAGGAGTTGTTTTAGATAGAAATACACATAAAATTATACCAAACAGTACGGTTTCATTATATTATCAAAATACTAAAATTAAATCATTTCAAACTAATAAAAATGGTTCATACTCATTTAAAGTAAACTGTAATTTAAACTATGAGTTAAGCGTTTTTAAAGATGGAAATTTTATAAAATCAATTAACTTCAAAACCTCCTCTTTAGATAAAATTTGCACAAAACATGATATTTATTTAGGAGAAAACTTGTGTAAACAGGTTGTAAATGGAATGGTTATAAGTAAAAAAACAAAGGCTCGCTTAATTAACACTCAAATTACTTTGTTTGAAGGAAGTAAAAAAATAAAGAAAATAATTACCGATGGTAATGGTACTTTTTCGTTTGGTTTAAATTGTAATTCTAGCTATAAAATTATTGCAAATAACCGTAAATACTTTACTTCTATAATTAATTTTAAAACAGAAGACACAGGAAGTATTACACTCAATAAAACTATTGAGCTTAATTTGTTAGATTGTAGCCAAACTGTAAATGGAATTGTTTTAGATAAGTTAACAAAACTCCCCATAGCTAACTCTCAAGTTCTTTTAATTGAAAGAGGTAATGAAGTATTAAAAACTTCAACGAATGCGAATGGGAAATTTTCATTAAATGTTAATTGTGCTTCTAAGTATGAAATTGTAACAGAACACAAACAATATAAATCAAATTCTATAAAATTATCAATTAATAAAGTTAGAAACACAACCAATAGCATTACTTTCAATTTAGAAAAAAAGGATTGCAATCAAACAATTACCGGAATTATTAGAGATAAGACAACAAAAAAACCACTTCCAAATACCTCAATTTCTCTGTATCAAAATAACAATGTAATTAGTTCATATACCGTTGGGAAAGATGGGGTTTATACATTTAAATTAAATTGCTCTTCAACGTATAAACTTTCTGTTTTTAAGAATAATTATTTAGAATCATTTCAACTTAAAACTGATACTCATAATAATCAAATTTTAAACTTAAATATTGACATTGAACCTCTCACCTGTGAAAATTATATTAAAGGAGTGGTTAGAGAAAATATTACAAATAACCCCATCCCAAACACTTCTATTTTACTAAAATTTAACACTAAACAAATTAAACAAACGTTAACAGACTCTATAGGAGCTTTTTATTTTAATGCAAAATGCGGTAAACCTTACACTGTTTTTGTAACAAAATTAAATTACACGAAAACAAAACAAAACATTTTACTGTCAGTTAAAAATAATTTAGATTACAATTTAGACCTTAGCATAGAACCTATAATACCTTTTAAAGAGAAAAATGGTATTAAATATATTGAGACCAAACCAATAATATTTGGGTTGGATGAATTTAAAATTAATAATGAAATTAAGCTTGAACTAAATAAAGTGATATATAATATGAACCAGAACCCTTCTATTAAAATAGAAATAAATTATTATACAGATAGCAGAGGCCCTGATGATTATAATCTACAACTATCCATAAAAAGAGCTAATGCAACAAAAGATTATTTAATTTCAAAAGGAATTGATTCAACCAGAATAAAAGCTACTGGTTTTGGAGAAACTAAATTACTTAATAAATGTAAAAATAATGTAAAATGCTCTGACGCTGAACATGCAATAAACAGGCGAACTGAATTTATTGTAACAAAAATATAA
- a CDS encoding DUF3179 domain-containing protein, whose amino-acid sequence MVKQVFYFSVLMLFLISCGGNNNILGSDSTDLNNNDNTFDGNTSRDWLIPVSEVKDGGPGKDGIPSIDTPKFIDANDANANFLKDEDLVIGIVKNGEIRAYPHKILDWHEIVNDNFNDDFITINYCPLTGTAFGWNSFADGAKSTFGVSGLLYNTNLILYDRSTSSYWSQLKLKCVNGILIGDEPLLENVVETNWKTWKALYPNTKVLSIDTGFSRDYNNYPYGDYKTNNDFFLFTASPSNDALPNKERVYAILDNDISKVYQFQKFSGGKVIKEVFNGKEYLVVGNENLIYSFELNLSQSNLNYQYDFNNSEIFFKDNEGNKWSIFGEALEGPRVGEKLKISKSVVSFWFAIAAFYPNPEIYTE is encoded by the coding sequence ATGGTAAAACAGGTATTTTATTTTTCAGTTTTAATGCTATTTCTTATTTCTTGCGGAGGAAATAATAATATTTTAGGTTCAGATTCAACAGATTTAAACAATAATGATAATACATTTGATGGCAACACCTCAAGAGATTGGTTAATTCCTGTTTCTGAAGTTAAAGATGGAGGCCCTGGAAAAGATGGAATACCTTCAATAGATACTCCAAAGTTTATAGATGCAAATGATGCAAACGCCAATTTTTTAAAGGATGAAGATTTAGTTATTGGAATTGTAAAAAATGGCGAAATTAGGGCTTATCCTCATAAAATTCTCGATTGGCACGAGATTGTGAATGATAATTTTAATGATGATTTTATTACAATCAATTATTGCCCTTTAACAGGCACAGCATTTGGTTGGAATAGTTTTGCTGATGGTGCTAAATCTACATTTGGTGTTTCGGGTTTATTATACAATACCAATTTAATTTTATATGATAGAAGTACTAGTAGTTATTGGTCTCAATTAAAGTTAAAATGTGTAAATGGTATTTTAATTGGTGATGAGCCATTATTAGAAAATGTGGTTGAAACTAATTGGAAAACTTGGAAGGCATTATATCCAAACACAAAGGTTCTAAGTATAGATACTGGATTTTCGAGAGATTATAATAACTACCCATACGGTGATTATAAAACTAATAATGATTTTTTTCTTTTTACAGCATCACCTTCAAATGATGCTTTGCCAAATAAAGAAAGGGTATATGCAATTTTAGATAATGATATTTCAAAAGTATATCAATTTCAAAAATTTAGTGGAGGAAAGGTAATAAAAGAGGTGTTTAATGGTAAAGAATATTTAGTAGTGGGAAATGAAAATTTAATTTATTCTTTTGAGTTAAATTTAAGTCAGTCTAATTTAAATTATCAATATGACTTTAATAATTCAGAAATTTTTTTTAAAGATAATGAGGGTAACAAATGGTCTATTTTTGGAGAAGCTTTAGAAGGTCCTAGAGTGGGAGAAAAATTAAAAATTTCAAAATCTGTTGTAAGTTTTTGGTTTGCTATTGCCGCTTTTTATCCAAATCCTGAGATATATACAGAATAA
- a CDS encoding co-chaperone GroES, which translates to MSKINIKPLADRVLVKPVEAETTTASGLIIPDSAKEKQQEGTVIAIGNGTKDEPMTVKVGDTVLFGKYAGTELVLEGTEYLIMREADILAIV; encoded by the coding sequence ATGAGTAAAATTAATATCAAACCATTAGCTGATAGAGTTTTAGTAAAACCTGTTGAAGCAGAAACAACAACAGCTTCAGGATTAATAATTCCTGATTCAGCAAAAGAAAAACAACAAGAAGGAACTGTTATTGCAATTGGTAACGGAACAAAAGACGAACCAATGACTGTAAAAGTTGGTGATACTGTTTTATTTGGGAAATATGCGGGTACTGAATTAGTTTTAGAAGGTACTGAATATTTAATTATGAGAGAAGCTGATATTTTAGCAATTGTTTAA